The Caulobacter sp. FWC2 region AACCATTACGGTCCCCGGGTTCGCCCGGCCGCTCCGTCGCCTCCCCAACCCACTCGCAGCCGCACGGCGCGAGGCAGCATAGTCACGTTCCCTCCCCCTCGATGGGGGAGGGGCAGGGGTGGGGGTGACTACGGCGGTCGATGCCGCGCATGGCGGCCGGCTCAGCAGTCACCCCCATCCCCGACCCTTTCCCCATCCAGGGGGACGGGGGCGACTTGACCGTGGTTTGGCTGCCCCCTCTCATGCTGTTTCGCGTCCGCGATTCCCGGAGAACTTTCCCCATGCGCCGTCTCGCCGTCGCCCTGCTGATGACCCTGACCCTGACCGCCTGCAACAAGGGCCAGTCCTTCCAGGCGTTGCCCGACGACATGAGCCTGGGAAACAAGGACGCCAAGATCACGGTCGTTGAATATGCCTCGGTCGGCTGCCCGGTCTGCGCGAAGTGGCAGGCAGAGGTCTATCCGGCCTTCAAGGCCAAGTACGTGGATAGCGGCAAGGTCCACTACGTGTTCCGCGAGATGCTGGTGGGCGGCGACGCGGAGGTCACGGTGGCCTCGGCCGGCTTCCTGATGGCCCGTTGCGCGGGCAAGGACAAGTATTTCCAGATCAATGACGCGGTCTTCGCCGCCCAGCCGGGCGTGTTCTATTCGCCCCGCGACACCTTGCTGGACATCGCCAAGTCGGCGGGCCTGAACGAAGAGCAGTTCGACAAGTGCGTTCGCGACGAGACCCAGGTCAAGGCGCTGAACGACCGCGTGACGCGGAACGCCAAGGAACACGATGTCGGCTCGACGCCGACCTTCGAGATCAATGGCCGCAAGATGGAGCCTGGCTACCATTCGCTGGCCGAGATCGACGCGGCGATTGAGAATGCGGGCAAGTGATCGCCCGTTAGGTCATGCGCGGCGCACAGGGGGAGGCATTCTGGCCTTGCTGTGCTACACGCACGCGCAATGACTGACACCACCTCCCAAACACCCGCCCAAACTCGCGCCGGTTTCGCGGCGATCATCGGCGCGCCGAACGCCGGCAAGTCCACCCTGGTCAACCGCATGGTCGGGGCCAAGGTCTCGATCGTCACCCAAAAGGTCCAGACCACCCGCTTCCCCGTGCGCGGCGTCGCCATCGAGGGGAATGCCCAGATCGTCCTGGTCGACACCCCCGGGATCTTCAGCCCGCGCCGTCGCCTGGACCGCGCCATGGTCCGCGCGGCCTGGGCCGGCTCGGAAGACGCCGAGGCCACCGTCCACCTGGTCGACGTGCAGGCCGAACTGGCCAGCCGCGAAGACAAGGCCACGCCCGGCGAATACCGCTCGGTCCAGGATGTCCAGACCATCATCGAGGGCCTGAAGGCCGCCGGTCGCAAGGTCATCCTGGCCCTGAACAAGATCGACGGCGTCAAGCGCGACACCCTGCTGCTGGTGGCCAAGGAGTTCTTCGACACGGGCGTCTATTCCGACGTCTTCATGATCAGCGCCTCGACCGGCGCCGGCGTCGAAGACCTGACCGCCAAGCTGGTCTCGATGATGCCGGAAGGGCCGTGGCTCTATCCTGAAGACCAGACCGCCGACCTGCCGGCGCGCCTGCTGGCCTCAGAGATCACCCGCGAGAAGGTCTATCTGCGCGTCCACGAAGAGCTGCCCTACGCCGCCATGGTCGAGACCACGGCGTTCGAAGAGCGCAAGGATGGCTCGGTGCGCATCGAGCAGACCATCCTGGTCGAGCGCGAGGGCCAGCGGATCATCGTGATCGGCAAGGGCGGCCAGACCCTGAAGTGGATCGGCCAGGCCTCGCGCGAGGAGCTGTGCGACATCCTCGACCGCAAGGTTCACCTGTTCCTTCACGTGAAGGTCAAGGAGAACTGGGCCGAGGAGCGCGGTCTGTTCAGCGATATCGGCCTCGATTTCGATGTTTGACGCGCCCGCGCTGACCGTCGATCTGGACGCGTACTTCGCGCGCATCGGCTATGACGGTCCGCGCGAGCCGACCCTGGCGGTGCTGCGCGC contains the following coding sequences:
- a CDS encoding DsbA family protein; amino-acid sequence: MRRLAVALLMTLTLTACNKGQSFQALPDDMSLGNKDAKITVVEYASVGCPVCAKWQAEVYPAFKAKYVDSGKVHYVFREMLVGGDAEVTVASAGFLMARCAGKDKYFQINDAVFAAQPGVFYSPRDTLLDIAKSAGLNEEQFDKCVRDETQVKALNDRVTRNAKEHDVGSTPTFEINGRKMEPGYHSLAEIDAAIENAGK
- the era gene encoding GTPase Era, with the protein product MTDTTSQTPAQTRAGFAAIIGAPNAGKSTLVNRMVGAKVSIVTQKVQTTRFPVRGVAIEGNAQIVLVDTPGIFSPRRRLDRAMVRAAWAGSEDAEATVHLVDVQAELASREDKATPGEYRSVQDVQTIIEGLKAAGRKVILALNKIDGVKRDTLLLVAKEFFDTGVYSDVFMISASTGAGVEDLTAKLVSMMPEGPWLYPEDQTADLPARLLASEITREKVYLRVHEELPYAAMVETTAFEERKDGSVRIEQTILVEREGQRIIVIGKGGQTLKWIGQASREELCDILDRKVHLFLHVKVKENWAEERGLFSDIGLDFDV